A part of Streptosporangiales bacterium genomic DNA contains:
- the fabI gene encoding enoyl-ACP reductase FabI gives MGILDGKRILVAGVTMDTSLGFGVAKIAQEQGAEVVITNFGRALSITRRIAKRLPTEPSVLELDVSDEGHLESLAERLGEHVDGLDGVMHSIAYAPPSCLGAGFLDAPWSDVAVAVQVSAYSLKALTKATLPLLREGSSVVGLTFDASQAWPAYDWMGVAKAGLESTARYLARDLGPRGVRVNLVSAGPTRTLAAKSIPGFDALEQDWGNHAPLGWDNTDTEPTARACVALLSDFFPKTTGEIVHVDGGYHAMGA, from the coding sequence ATGGGCATTCTGGACGGCAAGCGGATCCTCGTCGCCGGCGTGACGATGGACACCTCGCTGGGTTTCGGGGTCGCGAAGATCGCGCAGGAGCAGGGCGCCGAGGTGGTCATCACCAACTTCGGCCGGGCGCTCTCGATTACCCGCAGGATCGCCAAGCGGCTGCCAACCGAGCCTTCCGTGCTCGAGCTCGACGTGTCCGACGAGGGCCACCTGGAGTCGCTGGCCGAGCGGCTGGGGGAGCACGTCGACGGGCTCGACGGCGTCATGCACTCGATCGCGTACGCCCCGCCGTCGTGCCTCGGCGCCGGTTTCCTCGACGCGCCGTGGTCGGACGTCGCGGTGGCGGTGCAGGTGTCGGCGTACTCGCTGAAGGCACTGACCAAGGCGACCCTGCCGCTGCTGCGCGAGGGCAGCTCGGTCGTCGGGCTCACCTTCGACGCGAGCCAGGCCTGGCCGGCGTACGACTGGATGGGCGTCGCGAAGGCTGGTCTGGAGTCCACCGCCAGGTACCTCGCGCGCGACCTCGGGCCGCGCGGCGTCCGGGTGAACCTGGTGTCCGCCGGACCGACCCGCACGCTGGCCGCGAAGAGCATCCCTGGTTTCGACGCGCTCGAGCAGGACTGGGGCAACCACGCGCCGCTGGGGTGGGACAACACCGACACCGAGCCGACCGCGCGCGCCTGCGTCGCGCTGCTTTCCGACTTCTTCCCGAAGACCACAGGCGAGATCGTGCACGTCGACGGCGGCTACCACGCCATGGGCGCCTAG
- a CDS encoding FCD domain-containing protein: MAAPLRIGADRGNGGTINPVAGHITAAPSSPKERRVNYARQPETPALLSDEAIGALKRRIVTGELAPGAWVSEGDLTELLGMSKTPVREALAVLRRQGWITATPRSGYRIRSVTVRETRDLLDLQAVLEPMAAAKAAIGSQRYPGEVEKLAAFAVDSTGHTWANSDEILAHYRFHRRLTALGNNRELDLLLADLHLKLHQAFVIARKLDTTNLPDNTDHRRIVEAIARHDPEAARRAAAEHVTAIRTWLITALIDSDAVLDAGISGRSRSGFTKPRARSNPTGQGLR; the protein is encoded by the coding sequence ATGGCCGCACCCTTGCGCATTGGCGCCGACCGAGGCAATGGTGGCACCATCAATCCTGTCGCTGGTCATATCACGGCGGCCCCATCGAGCCCGAAGGAGCGTCGGGTGAACTACGCGCGGCAACCGGAGACGCCCGCCTTGTTGAGCGACGAGGCGATCGGCGCCTTGAAACGGCGCATCGTGACCGGTGAGCTCGCGCCCGGCGCCTGGGTCTCGGAGGGCGACCTGACCGAGCTGCTCGGCATGAGCAAGACGCCGGTACGCGAGGCGCTTGCCGTACTCCGCCGGCAGGGCTGGATCACAGCGACACCGCGGTCCGGCTACCGGATCCGCTCGGTCACCGTGCGGGAGACCAGGGACCTGCTCGACCTGCAGGCCGTGCTCGAGCCGATGGCGGCGGCGAAGGCGGCCATCGGCAGCCAGCGGTATCCGGGCGAGGTCGAGAAGCTCGCCGCGTTCGCCGTCGACTCGACCGGACATACCTGGGCGAACTCCGACGAGATCCTCGCCCACTACCGCTTCCACCGGCGGCTCACCGCACTAGGCAACAACCGCGAGCTCGACCTGCTCCTCGCCGACCTGCATCTCAAGCTGCACCAGGCGTTCGTCATCGCACGCAAGCTGGACACCACCAACCTGCCGGACAACACCGACCACAGGCGGATCGTCGAGGCCATCGCCAGGCACGACCCGGAGGCCGCCCGTCGCGCCGCCGCCGAGCACGTCACGGCGATCCGCACCTGGCTGATCACCGCGCTCATCGACAGCGACGCCGTGCTCGACGCCGGCATCTCCGGCCGGTCGCGCAGCGGCTTCACCAAGCCGAGGGCCCGCAGCAACCCCACTGGCCAGGGCTTACGTTGA